A stretch of DNA from Bacillus sp. Marseille-Q1617:
AAGAATTTTACAGCATTTTGCTCAATTGAATATTCCTTTGGGTTCATCCGATCACCTGGTGAGTGAAGCACTTTACTTGAATGACCCTGATGGAAATGGAATAGAGGTCTATTGGGATAAACCTTCATCCGATTGGACGTGGAAGGGAGGACAGGTGGAAATGGCAGTCGATCCGATTGATGCCAGGGCCATTTTAGCTGAAGGAGAAGGGGAGCCATGGACAGGGCTGCCCCCGCAAACACTGATGGGGCATATTCATCTGCATGCTGCAGACCTCGATGAAACAGCCGATTTCTATACAAAAGGGCTGGGATTTGAAGTCGTGTCGTCCTTGGGGAATCAGGCTCTGTTCCTGTCCACTGGCCGCTACCATCATCATATTGGACTGAATACATGGAACGGTACCGGTGCGCCGAAACCTGCGGAAAACAGCGTTGGCCTGCAGTCATTCAATGTTCATTTTCCGAGTCAGGATGAGAGGGAGGCAGCCGCATCACGCTTGAAAACACTCGGATATCAAGTGGAAACCGGCCAGGACGGCAGTCTCTCTACAGAAGACCCTTCAGGCAATAAGATGTACTTAATGGTGTAAGCTGAAAAGTTTCATGAATTGGTCTGATACTGGAAAAAACGAGA
This window harbors:
- a CDS encoding VOC family protein; the encoded protein is MNFHQYPHTHVSEVTIKVENLQRSLNFYQEVIGFKVLDQSQNKASLTADGQTPLLTIEQPENVIPNQRGTTGLYHFAILLPERADLGRILQHFAQLNIPLGSSDHLVSEALYLNDPDGNGIEVYWDKPSSDWTWKGGQVEMAVDPIDARAILAEGEGEPWTGLPPQTLMGHIHLHAADLDETADFYTKGLGFEVVSSLGNQALFLSTGRYHHHIGLNTWNGTGAPKPAENSVGLQSFNVHFPSQDEREAAASRLKTLGYQVETGQDGSLSTEDPSGNKMYLMV